A single region of the Candidatus Protochlamydia amoebophila UWE25 genome encodes:
- the menD gene encoding 2-succinyl-5-enolpyruvyl-6-hydroxy-3-cyclohexene-1-carboxylic-acid synthase, whose protein sequence is MNHELALHVIEQALQYGIKEFCVAPGARNAAFVYLLAQIPTIKVYYWSEERSAAFFAVGRIKATHQPIAVVTTSGTAVAELLPATIEAYYTSLPLLLITADRPRRFRLSGAPQSIEQVGIFSCYTILEKDLAENEFFQLDQWSGRGPCHLNVCFEEPSKNDNQECARSFSMGIFTPKPILCDSHLLDEFIQKCQFPLVIVGALNQNETTPILSFLRHLKAPVYLEAQSGLRENSLLENLRIESVEDVWNCSSQHGYPIDGILRIGGIPTARLWRDLEETNNVKVCSISENPFAGLTNGNIIHTSLREFFKNYRLSFKPIYSFQAWKDANRSYQLELLKLFEEEPLAELSLFHLLSKKIPEESKIYVGNSLPIREWDQAADWTNKHFQVFANRGANGIEGQLSTFLGLASPEQNNWAILGDLTTLYDMIAPWVIHQIQPLKVNVVVVNNSGGQIFAPKFAHLSFLNSHQLNFKAFADFWGWEYDCWHEIPTTILGSQTSRLIELVPDPSATDRLRKKMQRM, encoded by the coding sequence ATGAATCATGAGTTGGCTTTACACGTTATTGAACAAGCCCTTCAATATGGAATCAAAGAATTTTGTGTAGCGCCCGGGGCTCGTAATGCAGCTTTCGTTTATCTTTTAGCGCAAATTCCAACTATTAAAGTTTATTATTGGAGTGAGGAAAGATCAGCGGCATTTTTCGCTGTGGGTCGAATTAAAGCTACTCATCAACCTATTGCTGTCGTGACAACTTCAGGAACAGCTGTTGCAGAGCTCCTTCCAGCAACCATTGAAGCGTATTATACAAGCCTACCTTTACTGTTGATCACAGCTGATCGTCCAAGGCGATTTCGATTGTCTGGAGCACCTCAATCCATTGAGCAAGTAGGAATTTTTAGTTGTTATACAATTTTAGAGAAAGACTTAGCAGAAAATGAGTTTTTTCAACTTGATCAATGGTCAGGTAGAGGCCCTTGTCATTTAAATGTCTGTTTTGAAGAACCCTCCAAAAATGATAACCAGGAATGTGCTCGAAGTTTTTCGATGGGAATTTTTACTCCAAAACCTATTTTGTGTGATAGTCATTTACTCGATGAATTTATTCAAAAGTGTCAGTTTCCATTGGTGATTGTTGGAGCTTTAAATCAAAATGAAACAACACCCATTCTCTCGTTTTTACGCCATTTAAAAGCACCAGTGTATTTAGAGGCGCAATCAGGTTTAAGAGAAAACTCTTTGTTAGAAAATTTGAGAATTGAATCGGTGGAAGATGTCTGGAATTGTTCGAGTCAGCATGGTTATCCTATTGATGGAATTCTTCGGATTGGAGGAATTCCAACAGCGAGATTATGGAGAGATTTGGAAGAGACAAATAACGTGAAGGTTTGCTCTATTAGTGAAAATCCGTTTGCTGGATTAACGAACGGAAATATTATTCATACCTCTTTAAGAGAATTTTTTAAAAACTATAGACTCAGTTTTAAACCTATTTATTCTTTTCAAGCTTGGAAAGATGCTAATCGATCGTATCAATTGGAATTATTGAAACTTTTTGAAGAAGAGCCGCTTGCTGAGCTAAGCCTTTTTCATTTACTATCTAAAAAAATTCCGGAAGAATCGAAAATTTATGTAGGTAATAGCCTTCCGATTCGAGAATGGGATCAAGCTGCAGACTGGACAAATAAGCACTTCCAAGTTTTTGCTAATCGAGGTGCCAATGGAATTGAGGGACAGTTATCAACATTTCTTGGATTAGCAAGTCCTGAGCAAAACAATTGGGCAATTTTGGGAGATTTAACCACTCTTTATGACATGATTGCCCCTTGGGTGATCCACCAAATTCAGCCACTAAAAGTGAATGTTGTGGTTGTCAATAATAGTGGTGGACAAATTTTTGCACCTAAATTTGCTCATCTGTCCTTTCTTAACTCCCATCAATTAAATTTTAAAGCTTTCGCAGATTTTTGGGGTTGGGAATACGATTGTTGGCATGAAAT
- a CDS encoding chorismate-binding protein: protein MIIDQRFLKSGAIASLSPDLILLAFGSRQSYASSKDLDLTVPAFYYPDFFLKTSFPWLQFSDWKIIETKYLINLLNPPAILRSEWMIENQFLFQENFYQLKQLFEQKQLEKAVPYIFAHSHTKMTLNQLKTSLKKALEQLSISSVYLYGCWDSEKGILGLTPEILFEWNNQNTHLVKTMALAGTKKLENANPFSLDRKELFEHQVVVEGICESLASLGKVSIGQRQLLQLPILTHLMTPIEMSLYQPTSFEVLVRALHPTPALGAFPRQKGEEWLCHYQNQLDRNSFGAPVGLSFPEKGIKNCYVAIRNVQWNDQGMKIGAGCGVVSESQLDQEWEELCLKLQAVKNGLDL, encoded by the coding sequence GTGATAATAGATCAACGGTTTTTGAAGTCAGGAGCTATCGCAAGTCTGAGTCCAGATTTGATTTTGTTGGCTTTTGGCTCTCGGCAATCATATGCTTCTTCTAAAGATTTGGATCTGACTGTGCCGGCTTTCTATTATCCCGATTTTTTTTTGAAGACTTCTTTTCCTTGGCTTCAATTTTCTGATTGGAAAATAATTGAAACTAAATACTTAATCAACCTTTTGAATCCACCCGCTATTTTACGGTCGGAATGGATGATTGAAAATCAATTCTTATTTCAAGAAAACTTCTATCAATTAAAGCAATTATTTGAACAAAAACAATTAGAAAAAGCCGTTCCCTATATTTTTGCCCACTCTCATACAAAGATGACACTAAATCAATTAAAAACATCTCTTAAAAAAGCATTAGAACAGCTCTCTATATCATCCGTTTATTTATATGGATGTTGGGATAGCGAAAAAGGTATCTTAGGTCTAACTCCGGAAATATTATTTGAATGGAATAACCAAAATACCCATTTAGTCAAAACAATGGCTTTGGCAGGGACGAAAAAATTGGAAAATGCAAATCCTTTTTCATTAGATAGAAAAGAGTTGTTTGAACATCAGGTAGTTGTTGAAGGAATTTGTGAAAGTTTAGCATCGCTTGGGAAGGTTTCTATAGGACAGCGACAGCTTTTACAACTTCCTATATTAACTCATTTAATGACCCCTATTGAAATGTCTCTATATCAACCGACTTCTTTTGAAGTTCTAGTTAGAGCTTTGCATCCAACACCTGCTCTTGGAGCTTTTCCGAGACAAAAAGGAGAGGAGTGGTTGTGCCACTATCAAAATCAATTGGATCGAAATTCGTTTGGAGCGCCAGTCGGGCTCAGTTTTCCAGAAAAAGGGATTAAAAATTGTTATGTTGCTATACGCAATGTCCAATGGAATGATCAAGGAATGAAAATAGGAGCTGGTTGTGGTGTGGTATCAGAAAGTCAGTTAGATCAAGAGTGGGAGGAACTTTGTTTAAAATTACAAGCTGTTAAAAATGGATTGGATTTATGA
- a CDS encoding DUF7507 domain-containing protein, with product MKTYFIYPTKSLTFLLFWISLFLNQYLSASTSAIEGKHPLLDSKFYLEQEEPFILTINADIPSFVKVGQVIEYTFIVSTTSSTQTYTNVTVSCPLLEGDILLDQTTVKIDQPATGMGEYVVTQYDIDLKEIVCGAIAGGDISNDNTAVANSSITLPFLPLNLTKKANPTLFSAVGELITYTYQVTNLGDEEIESIKIEDNKIPFVSLPSTTLFPNQSLTTTASYVVTESDILQGSITNTAIAQGINLNLNLVNSNEVSATVTVNQNQAILPPRSLHGYRTSNRFVNQTDYIDVLQWKLPLSGESPIGYKIFSDENLKKLVAKIPYNTTEYYIHNRRKQSSYTYYIVSVDQFGRVSLPISVKIKP from the coding sequence ATGAAAACCTATTTCATCTATCCAACCAAATCATTAACATTTTTATTATTTTGGATAAGTCTATTTCTTAATCAATATTTGAGTGCTTCAACATCTGCAATTGAGGGAAAGCACCCTTTATTAGACTCCAAATTCTACCTTGAGCAAGAAGAGCCTTTTATTTTAACGATTAATGCTGATATCCCTTCTTTTGTAAAAGTGGGCCAAGTAATTGAGTATACATTTATTGTATCTACGACATCATCAACACAAACGTATACAAATGTCACTGTAAGTTGTCCATTGTTGGAAGGAGACATTCTTCTTGACCAAACAACAGTCAAAATAGATCAACCCGCAACAGGAATGGGCGAATACGTCGTGACACAATATGATATTGATCTAAAAGAAATTGTTTGTGGTGCAATAGCAGGGGGGGACATAAGTAATGATAATACAGCGGTTGCAAACTCTTCAATCACTTTGCCATTTCTTCCTCTTAATTTGACAAAGAAAGCTAACCCTACGCTATTTTCTGCAGTTGGTGAGCTAATCACTTATACTTATCAAGTAACTAATTTAGGAGATGAAGAGATTGAATCTATAAAAATTGAGGATAATAAAATTCCCTTTGTCAGTCTTCCTAGCACGACATTATTCCCTAATCAATCGTTGACAACTACAGCCTCTTATGTAGTCACTGAAAGTGATATTTTGCAAGGAAGTATTACGAACACAGCCATTGCCCAGGGAATTAATTTGAACTTAAATTTGGTCAATTCTAATGAAGTATCAGCAACTGTGACGGTCAATCAAAACCAAGCAATTTTACCGCCAAGAAGTTTACATGGTTATCGAACTTCTAATCGATTTGTTAATCAAACGGATTATATTGACGTGTTACAATGGAAACTTCCTTTAAGTGGCGAAAGTCCTATTGGATATAAAATTTTTTCTGACGAAAATCTGAAAAAATTGGTCGCGAAAATTCCTTATAATACCACTGAGTATTATATTCATAATCGCCGTAAACAGAGTTCTTATACCTATTATATTGTTTCCGTCGATCAGTTTGGAAGGGTGTCGTTACCTATTTCAGTAAAGATAAAACCTTAA
- a CDS encoding DUF7507 domain-containing protein yields MKTYFIYPIKSSTFLLFWISLFLNQYLSASTSALETNHPLLDSKSYLEQEEPFNLTITADHSTFVKTGQVINFTFVVSTTSPTLTFKDVNVTCQLLGWVVLLDQKTVSLNQSATGSGLYLASAEDINQQKIVITALAVGSTESGETFTASASLTLPYLPLNLTKEASPMLFSTIDEKITYTYQVTNLGDENFQSVEIEDDKLGTMKIAALLEAGKLATLTQTYHVTQSDLDVGEIVNVARASGKNQFEDEVFSNNVTCVVNAQKKFDFALAKTAVPAVISNKGEIINYRYDLTNQGNVTLENIVIEDDKISFVNLPATTLLPRQSLTTTASYVVTESDILQGSITNTTIARGTNMRLNSIQSNLATTTVMVDETQTILPPRDLRGYRTSNQFINQTDYIDVLQWQIPSGGEVPTGYKIFSDVGLKKLVAKVSGYHITEYRIYNRHKHRSYTYYMVSEDQFGKMSAPISIKIYSKK; encoded by the coding sequence ATGAAAACCTATTTCATCTATCCAATCAAATCATCGACTTTTTTATTATTTTGGATAAGTCTATTTCTTAATCAATATTTGAGTGCTTCAACATCTGCGCTTGAGACAAACCACCCTTTATTAGACTCCAAATCCTATCTTGAGCAAGAAGAGCCTTTCAATTTAACGATCACTGCCGATCATTCCACTTTTGTAAAAACGGGTCAGGTCATTAATTTTACTTTTGTTGTATCAACAACTTCACCTACTTTGACTTTCAAAGATGTCAACGTCACTTGTCAGTTGTTGGGGTGGGTTGTTCTGCTTGACCAAAAGACAGTTAGCCTTAACCAATCAGCAACAGGTTCTGGTCTCTATCTTGCCTCGGCAGAGGATATCAACCAACAAAAAATTGTCATCACTGCACTAGCGGTAGGTTCTACAGAGTCGGGTGAAACATTTACTGCGTCGGCTTCTCTCACTTTACCCTATCTTCCGCTTAATTTGACAAAGGAGGCTAGTCCTATGCTATTTTCTACTATTGACGAGAAAATCACTTATACTTATCAAGTCACAAATTTAGGAGATGAGAACTTTCAATCCGTTGAAATTGAAGACGATAAATTAGGAACTATGAAAATCGCCGCACTCTTAGAAGCAGGTAAATTAGCGACTTTAACGCAAACTTATCATGTGACTCAATCAGATTTAGATGTTGGAGAAATCGTTAATGTTGCCCGAGCATCGGGTAAAAATCAATTTGAGGATGAAGTATTTTCTAACAACGTGACATGCGTTGTCAATGCTCAAAAAAAGTTTGATTTTGCATTAGCTAAGACAGCTGTTCCGGCAGTTATCAGCAACAAAGGAGAGATTATTAATTATCGATATGATTTAACCAATCAGGGAAATGTGACCCTTGAAAATATTGTAATTGAAGACGATAAAATCTCATTTGTCAATCTTCCTGCTACAACATTACTCCCTAGACAATCTTTGACAACTACTGCCTCTTATGTAGTCACTGAAAGTGATATTTTGCAAGGAAGCATTACGAATACGACAATTGCTAGAGGAACTAATATGCGTTTAAACTCGATTCAATCTAATTTAGCAACAACGACTGTGATGGTTGATGAAACTCAGACAATATTACCACCTAGAGATTTACGAGGTTATCGAACTTCTAATCAATTTATCAATCAAACGGATTATATTGACGTGTTGCAATGGCAAATTCCCTCTGGAGGAGAAGTTCCAACTGGATATAAAATTTTTTCCGATGTTGGGTTAAAGAAACTTGTTGCCAAAGTTTCTGGTTATCATATAACAGAGTATCGTATTTATAATCGCCACAAACATCGGTCTTATACTTATTACATGGTCTCCGAGGACCAATTTGGAAAAATGTCGGCGCCGATTTCAATAAAAATTTATAGCAAAAAATAA